The genomic region GGTTCGTACTTAAAACCTGTTCGATTTTCATTTAGTGTATAAACTAGTTCAAAACCGTAAGTGGCAGCGTGTTGTTCCATCCAGTCTTTCATTTTACAGAAAGGACCGTTTCCATGAAACTTATTTGGGACTAGTACATCACCACTGTAAGTGGCACCTTGATCGATTATATCCATGTCTGTTCCCCAGTGATGTCTACTAGTTCCAGGAACGGTTGAATACTCAACTATTTTATCAAATATAGCGTCTGGATTAAGCCCTTGAGCGGCATATTTTTTATATTTTCTGTTCCAGATCTGGCGCTGTCTGTTAAAACTACGGTAGCCAGAAACGATTTTTAGATCGATACCATCTTTAAGCGCTGCAACTCGCATTTTATTAAACGCACTTTGTGCATCTGACTCTAGCGCATTCTCAACATTTGTAGTTTGTCCAGTAAGTTGCTGAGTGCTTATTTGCGCAGTAGTGCTTGCAAAGAGGAATAAAAAGAACATGGTTGTTAATTTCATAATGCTTTATACATTTTATAATGGATACCTACTGTAGCAATTTCAAATGGTTCACTTACTATTTGATATCCTTTTTTCTTATAAAAAGATACCGCGCTTTCACGAGCGTTGAACCATAATGCGAGCACATTTTTATTTTTCAGCATTTCTTCGGCATGATTAATTAGTTGACTACCTAGTTGTTGACCTTGAATTTCTGCCTTTATCGCCATTCCTCTTAATTGATAAC from Nonlabens arenilitoris harbors:
- a CDS encoding M15 family metallopeptidase, with amino-acid sequence MKLTTMFFLFLFASTTAQISTQQLTGQTTNVENALESDAQSAFNKMRVAALKDGIDLKIVSGYRSFNRQRQIWNRKYKKYAAQGLNPDAIFDKIVEYSTVPGTSRHHWGTDMDIIDQGATYSGDVLVPNKFHGNGPFCKMKDWMEQHAATYGFELVYTLNENRTGFKYEPWHYSYAPLSRKLLKEYLSETNFLTFLRSQDILGMEKISDERLLRYYNEHIKGVNPSLQ
- a CDS encoding GNAT family N-acetyltransferase — encoded protein: MNLEIRNISSIETYPVRHPVLRAGRPITDCYFEGDDLNTTIHLGIFVEERLHGVATFLMNKDLNIEELISLEHQQCYQLRGMAIKAEIQGQQLGSQLINHAEEMLKNKNVLALWFNARESAVSFYKKKGYQIVSEPFEIATVGIHYKMYKAL